A window of Eubacteriaceae bacterium ES3 contains these coding sequences:
- the nrdR gene encoding transcriptional regulator NrdR, producing the protein MKCPFCAHDESRVVDSRPSDEGAMIRRRRECLSCRKRFTTYERVEMVPLMVVKKNGQRTPFDKNKVLNGMVKACEKRPVPLDVIRDFVDDLERNLYQSETKEITSHYIGERVMEALKKMDEVAYVRFASVYRQFKDVDSFMDELNRLRQEKESEERS; encoded by the coding sequence ATGAAATGTCCTTTTTGCGCCCATGACGAAAGTCGGGTTGTCGATTCCCGTCCCAGTGACGAAGGAGCGATGATTCGTCGCAGACGTGAATGTCTTTCCTGCCGAAAGCGCTTTACCACCTACGAACGAGTCGAAATGGTTCCCTTGATGGTAGTGAAGAAAAACGGTCAACGAACACCCTTTGATAAAAATAAGGTGCTCAATGGTATGGTAAAAGCTTGCGAAAAACGACCGGTTCCTTTGGATGTTATCCGAGATTTTGTGGATGACCTGGAAAGAAACCTTTATCAGAGTGAAACGAAAGAGATCACCTCGCATTATATTGGTGAACGGGTGATGGAAGCTCTAAAAAAAATGGATGAAGTTGCATATGTTCGTTTTGCTTCTGTTTATCGACAATTCAAAGATGTCGATTCTTTTATGGACGAGTTAAATCGTCTGCGTCAGGAAAAAGAGTCGGAGGAAAGGTCATGA
- the ftsZ gene encoding cell division protein FtsZ — protein sequence MFELDGNYDNFAKIRVVGVGGGGNNAINRMIEAGMKGVDFIAVNTDKQALALALAEKKLQIGEKITQGLGSGGNPEIGQKAAEESKDAVADMIKDTDLLFLTAGMGGGTGSGAAPIIARIAKDMGILTIGVVTKPFSFEGRVRMRNAQIASEFLQENVDSLVTIPNDRLLRMADKSTSLKDAFKLADDVLLQGVKSISDLIAMPGLISLDFADVKTIMKDTGLAHMGVGTASGDNRAEEAAKQAILSPLLETQIDGATGVLLNITAGEDLSLFEVDKAASIAREASDPDANVIFGATIDESLGDEIKITVIATGFLSGGEKEKKAAIKKVVKTANTPEQAGEFSIPDFLTRED from the coding sequence GTGTTTGAATTAGATGGAAATTATGATAATTTCGCAAAAATTCGAGTTGTAGGAGTCGGTGGCGGCGGAAACAATGCGATTAACCGGATGATCGAAGCGGGAATGAAAGGTGTTGATTTCATTGCCGTGAATACGGATAAGCAAGCGTTGGCTTTGGCCTTAGCTGAAAAGAAACTGCAGATCGGAGAAAAAATCACCCAGGGTCTTGGTTCTGGAGGTAATCCGGAAATTGGACAAAAAGCAGCTGAAGAAAGCAAGGACGCTGTAGCTGACATGATTAAAGACACAGACCTTCTGTTTTTGACAGCTGGAATGGGTGGTGGTACTGGTTCTGGTGCTGCTCCGATTATTGCCCGAATTGCTAAAGATATGGGCATTTTGACTATTGGTGTAGTTACTAAGCCCTTTTCTTTTGAAGGCCGGGTGCGGATGCGAAATGCGCAGATTGCCAGTGAATTTTTACAGGAAAATGTAGATTCGCTAGTGACGATTCCCAATGACCGTTTGCTTAGAATGGCTGATAAATCGACATCTCTTAAAGACGCCTTTAAACTGGCTGATGATGTACTGTTACAAGGGGTGAAAAGTATTTCCGACCTGATTGCCATGCCTGGTTTAATCAGTCTGGACTTTGCCGATGTAAAAACGATTATGAAAGATACTGGGCTTGCGCATATGGGTGTTGGTACTGCATCTGGCGATAACCGTGCCGAAGAAGCTGCAAAACAGGCTATTTTAAGTCCGCTACTGGAAACTCAGATCGACGGTGCTACTGGAGTCCTCTTGAATATTACGGCTGGCGAAGATCTGTCACTGTTTGAAGTGGATAAAGCGGCCAGCATTGCACGTGAAGCTTCTGATCCTGATGCCAACGTTATTTTTGGCGCAACTATTGACGAATCACTGGGTGATGAAATTAAGATCACAGTAATTGCAACCGGATTCTTATCAGGCGGAGAAAAAGAGAAAAAAGCTGCGATTAAAAAAGTTGTGAAAACTGCCAATACGCCAGAACAGGCCGGTGAATTTTCAATTCCGGATTTCTTAACACGAGAAGATTAA
- a CDS encoding FtsQ-type POTRA domain-containing protein yields MKKRKSSRKNTKPENKPQTTENLEDILSKPEKGQKKTVKNQKKPQQSKTLSREERRKQKRKELKSRKRKRIARWLMTIITILVVLGLIGFGFVQAMRLGVFDIAEIEVVGNEIVDTDAVVNASGINLGDSIFFVDLNQANYNINEIMGLDELEISKIFPNKILIRMVEKDPIGVINFDDKLYYLDRDGNLIENSEYLRKTDIPIIYGVGTVTADSIGRSVEVDPYWRFNIVLRILNELDSQGYLSKISEIRITTDNTYEILTKSGTVFIVWDYSNYQENEAYIYTNLDKNTSNMSINLTTGNQPIVKAR; encoded by the coding sequence ATGAAAAAAAGAAAAAGTAGTCGAAAGAACACAAAGCCGGAAAACAAGCCTCAAACGACGGAAAATCTGGAAGACATATTGTCGAAACCGGAGAAGGGTCAGAAAAAGACGGTGAAAAATCAAAAGAAACCTCAGCAGTCTAAAACCCTAAGCCGGGAAGAGCGACGGAAGCAAAAACGTAAAGAACTTAAATCGCGAAAAAGAAAACGAATTGCCAGATGGCTTATGACAATCATCACTATACTTGTCGTCTTGGGGCTGATAGGGTTTGGGTTTGTTCAGGCTATGCGGCTGGGCGTTTTTGATATTGCTGAAATTGAGGTCGTTGGCAATGAAATAGTTGATACAGATGCCGTTGTTAATGCGTCGGGAATTAATCTGGGTGATAGTATTTTTTTCGTGGATTTGAATCAGGCTAATTACAATATTAATGAAATTATGGGTTTAGATGAATTGGAAATATCAAAAATATTCCCCAATAAAATTCTGATCAGAATGGTCGAAAAAGATCCTATCGGGGTAATAAATTTTGACGACAAGCTGTATTATCTTGATCGGGACGGTAATCTTATTGAAAACAGCGAATATCTGAGAAAAACCGATATTCCAATTATTTATGGGGTTGGCACGGTTACAGCAGATTCTATTGGGAGAAGTGTAGAAGTTGATCCATACTGGCGGTTTAATATAGTTTTGCGTATTTTGAATGAACTTGACAGTCAGGGGTATTTATCGAAAATTTCTGAGATTAGGATTACAACTGATAATACCTATGAAATCCTGACTAAGAGCGGGACGGTTTTCATAGTTTGGGATTATAGCAATTATCAGGAGAATGAGGCTTATATCTATACGAATCTCGATAAGAATACAAGTAACATGAGCATTAATCTGACGACTGGCAATCAGCCCATCGTTAAAGCCAGATAA
- the murG gene encoding undecaprenyldiphospho-muramoylpentapeptide beta-N-acetylglucosaminyltransferase — protein MKILIAAGGTGGHIYPGLAIAEKIKSRNSEAEIIFIGSHVGMEKNIVPQAGYPIEYLRARGFEKGFSFETIAAVKGIFDALSDARRVLKKYQPDLVIGTGGFTAAALLYVATQKRIPTLIHEQNAYPGRANRMLGKKVDRVAISFKEAQAYFPVGKTVLCGNPVRPEYIGSDRNSLRNNLGLNENSQMILIMGGSQGAASINLAALDLMEAVKTQNNVYIYHLTGKEQIEEIMQEVENRGLRQSKNLVIQAYHQKLYNLLGAADLVISRAGAMSVAEIAVVGVASILVPYPLAAGNHQEFNAKVLTECGAGILINDEKLSGAWLVENVKDLLEHPQKLAKMRIKTREKGIPDAGDRIYEELLKLMERS, from the coding sequence ATGAAAATATTAATTGCAGCGGGTGGTACTGGCGGACATATTTATCCGGGACTGGCTATAGCCGAAAAAATTAAATCCAGAAACAGTGAGGCTGAAATTATTTTTATCGGATCTCATGTAGGGATGGAAAAGAATATTGTTCCCCAGGCCGGATATCCGATTGAATATCTTCGAGCCCGTGGCTTTGAAAAGGGATTTTCATTTGAGACTATTGCAGCGGTCAAAGGTATTTTTGACGCGCTTTCAGATGCCAGAAGGGTGCTGAAAAAATATCAGCCTGACCTGGTAATCGGGACAGGGGGCTTTACGGCTGCCGCCCTGCTGTATGTAGCGACCCAAAAGCGTATTCCCACTCTGATTCATGAACAGAATGCCTATCCAGGCAGAGCCAATCGGATGCTGGGAAAAAAGGTTGACCGGGTTGCGATCAGCTTTAAGGAGGCGCAGGCTTATTTTCCTGTCGGTAAAACTGTACTATGTGGGAATCCGGTTCGGCCGGAATATATTGGCTCTGACCGTAATAGCTTGAGAAACAATCTGGGATTGAACGAGAATAGCCAAATGATTTTGATAATGGGTGGAAGTCAGGGGGCTGCTTCAATTAATCTGGCAGCTCTGGATCTGATGGAAGCTGTCAAGACACAAAATAATGTATATATTTATCATCTGACGGGAAAAGAACAGATTGAAGAAATCATGCAGGAAGTTGAAAACAGAGGTCTGAGACAGTCAAAAAACCTGGTTATTCAGGCATATCACCAAAAGCTCTATAATCTCCTTGGTGCTGCTGATCTGGTAATCAGTCGAGCAGGTGCCATGTCGGTGGCAGAAATTGCGGTCGTTGGCGTTGCTTCGATCCTGGTGCCTTATCCATTGGCTGCTGGCAATCATCAGGAGTTCAATGCCAAAGTCTTAACCGAATGTGGAGCTGGAATTCTAATTAATGATGAAAAACTATCAGGTGCATGGCTGGTTGAAAATGTAAAAGATTTACTGGAACATCCGCAAAAACTTGCAAAAATGAGGATTAAGACCAGAGAAAAGGGCATTCCTGATGCGGGCGATCGGATCTACGAAGAACTTTTAAAGCTCATGGAGAGATCATGA
- the ftsW gene encoding putative lipid II flippase FtsW gives MKPGKIDRAFIITLMIIAGIGVIMVFSASMYSATYSGEKGYTLFLRQLIFVVLGVVLMLVMSRIDYRIYKKYSKTAMIVAAFLLAIVLIPGIGLKVNDARRWLNLGFTTFQPSEFAKVAGILYFSTLIADEPRLMRNPKSFFQKFILPMGVICGLTAIEPSLSAAMAIALGMCGVLYFGGMRLRQFMPYMGMGVLAIIGLMILEPWRLDRFNVFLGKGGYDYQITQSLLAISTGGIFGKGLGNGKQKFLFLPELQNDFIFSNIAEEFGFIGCILVLGLFAFLIFRGFKIAQKAPDTFGYLYVSAVMLLLAFQVLINIGVASAVIPVTGMALPFISAGGSSMIVLFGMMGPILNISRYVETDLKK, from the coding sequence ATGAAACCTGGGAAAATTGATCGGGCCTTTATCATCACACTGATGATTATTGCCGGTATTGGCGTGATCATGGTCTTTAGTGCCAGTATGTATTCAGCTACCTACAGTGGAGAAAAGGGTTATACTCTTTTTCTTAGACAGCTGATATTTGTCGTACTCGGGGTAGTTTTAATGCTTGTCATGAGCCGAATCGACTACCGGATTTATAAAAAATATTCTAAAACAGCAATGATTGTTGCCGCTTTTTTGCTGGCAATTGTTCTGATACCCGGGATTGGTCTCAAGGTTAATGATGCCAGACGATGGCTTAATCTGGGATTTACCACTTTCCAGCCTTCAGAATTTGCAAAAGTTGCCGGAATTCTGTACTTTTCAACACTGATCGCAGATGAACCGCGGTTAATGCGAAACCCAAAATCGTTTTTCCAAAAATTTATCCTGCCAATGGGAGTAATTTGTGGTTTAACGGCAATCGAACCTTCGCTGAGTGCGGCTATGGCTATTGCGCTGGGGATGTGCGGTGTTCTGTATTTTGGTGGGATGCGGTTGCGTCAGTTTATGCCCTATATGGGGATGGGGGTTCTCGCAATTATTGGTCTAATGATTTTGGAACCCTGGCGATTGGACCGTTTCAACGTGTTTTTGGGTAAAGGCGGTTATGACTATCAGATCACCCAGTCGCTTTTAGCGATCAGCACGGGAGGAATTTTTGGAAAAGGTTTGGGGAATGGTAAGCAAAAATTTTTGTTTTTACCTGAGCTTCAGAACGATTTTATCTTTTCCAATATCGCTGAAGAATTTGGCTTTATCGGTTGTATATTGGTATTGGGGCTTTTTGCATTTCTGATTTTTCGGGGCTTTAAAATTGCTCAGAAGGCACCAGATACTTTTGGGTATCTCTATGTCAGTGCTGTAATGCTGCTGCTGGCCTTCCAGGTATTAATTAACATCGGTGTAGCTTCAGCGGTTATTCCGGTAACAGGAATGGCGCTTCCGTTTATCAGTGCCGGCGGCTCGTCGATGATCGTGCTATTTGGGATGATGGGGCCGATTCTGAATATATCGCGCTATGTGGAGACGGATCTGAAAAAGTAG
- the murD gene encoding UDP-N-acetylmuramoyl-L-alanine--D-glutamate ligase produces MHKKILIIGAARSGVAVAKLLLERNEAVILGDTRTEAAVVEAFPQINTFRENPLFESIFGGQPDIKVLESVKEIIISPGVPLTIPVIKEARAKNIVVTGEVELAHRLTETPFLAITGTNGKTTTTTLLGEIFKATDKKTFVVGNIGDPISNYILAAAKGDVFVTEISSFQLETINDFRPAAAAILNITPDHLDRHLTMENYIKAKGRIFENQTSDNLLVLNADDELVKKLGEQAVSKKIWFSYKKMQEPGVFCEQGLIYINDETGTREVMKEKELGIIGPHNTMNAMAALAMAYFQGVDLDIIVAVLKRFKGVSHRLEFVAEYDGVTYINDSKGTNTSATITAINAFDGPIILLAGGYDKKEDYSELMELIKKRVKKLLVLGATADDLIHSADNAEYEQVQKVADYSEAVATAKALSEPGDTVLLSPACASWDMFENFEIRGETFKQLVREVNN; encoded by the coding sequence ATGCATAAAAAAATTCTGATAATTGGAGCCGCCAGAAGCGGTGTGGCAGTAGCAAAACTCCTGCTTGAGCGAAATGAGGCAGTTATTTTAGGTGATACCAGAACAGAAGCTGCAGTGGTTGAGGCTTTCCCACAGATTAATACATTCCGTGAGAATCCTCTGTTCGAATCAATTTTTGGGGGACAGCCAGATATAAAAGTACTTGAATCAGTTAAGGAAATTATTATTTCACCTGGAGTGCCTTTAACCATTCCTGTTATTAAGGAAGCCAGAGCTAAAAACATTGTTGTGACGGGTGAGGTGGAATTGGCCCATCGACTTACCGAGACTCCATTTCTGGCAATTACTGGAACCAATGGAAAGACCACAACAACTACTCTACTGGGCGAGATTTTCAAGGCTACAGATAAAAAAACCTTTGTGGTCGGTAATATTGGTGATCCAATTTCCAACTACATCCTGGCAGCAGCGAAAGGCGATGTTTTTGTTACCGAGATCAGCAGTTTTCAGCTTGAAACCATTAATGATTTTCGGCCAGCAGCAGCAGCTATTTTAAATATTACGCCTGATCATCTGGATCGACATTTGACCATGGAGAATTACATTAAAGCAAAAGGACGGATTTTTGAAAACCAGACATCAGATAATTTGCTGGTTTTGAATGCGGATGATGAGCTGGTGAAAAAACTTGGTGAACAGGCGGTTTCAAAGAAAATCTGGTTCAGCTATAAAAAAATGCAGGAGCCAGGTGTTTTTTGCGAACAGGGACTGATTTACATCAATGATGAAACGGGTACCCGTGAAGTCATGAAGGAAAAGGAACTGGGCATTATTGGTCCGCATAATACCATGAATGCTATGGCAGCCTTAGCGATGGCATATTTTCAGGGTGTAGATCTGGATATAATAGTAGCGGTTTTAAAACGCTTCAAAGGCGTTTCCCACCGGTTGGAGTTTGTCGCTGAATACGATGGGGTAACCTATATCAATGATTCCAAGGGAACCAATACCAGTGCAACGATCACTGCTATCAATGCTTTTGATGGACCGATTATCCTGCTGGCAGGTGGTTATGATAAAAAAGAAGATTATTCGGAATTGATGGAGCTGATTAAAAAGCGGGTTAAAAAGCTCCTTGTACTGGGAGCTACAGCAGATGATCTGATTCATTCGGCTGATAATGCAGAATACGAACAAGTGCAAAAGGTTGCTGATTACAGCGAGGCCGTAGCAACGGCAAAAGCTTTATCAGAACCGGGAGATACTGTGCTCTTATCTCCTGCATGTGCAAGCTGGGATATGTTTGAGAATTTTGAAATTCGTGGGGAAACCTTTAAGCAGCTTGTCAGGGAAGTAAATAACTGA
- the mraY gene encoding phospho-N-acetylmuramoyl-pentapeptide-transferase, with protein sequence MEEAIKSGLVGLLLSFVLVFFLTPWIIPLLKRLKFGQAIREEGPQSHLAKSGTPTMGGIVIVIGIVITVLVFALIAGQFEILPVAMVLYFGLVGFIDDYIKVVKKHNLGLRAWQKLVLQFMGALGFSVFAYLSPDIGTDMLIPFTGTLVDMGVLAVPFTFFAIVAVVNAVNLTDGLDGLASGVTLIVSIFFFVAAGMAAQSGSSIFIGSVMGALMGFLRYNSNPADIFMGDTGSMALGGAVIGMSIVMQMQWFVLIAGALFVIEALSVVIQVSYFKMTKGKRFFKMAPIHHHFELKGWSETRVVTVFWMVTGLFVTIAFIAFI encoded by the coding sequence ATGGAAGAGGCGATAAAATCGGGTTTAGTGGGGTTGTTATTAAGTTTTGTATTGGTGTTTTTCTTGACTCCTTGGATCATACCACTGTTGAAACGCTTGAAATTTGGACAGGCGATTAGAGAAGAAGGACCTCAAAGCCATCTGGCAAAATCCGGGACTCCGACCATGGGTGGTATCGTCATTGTTATAGGAATTGTTATTACGGTACTGGTCTTTGCTTTGATTGCTGGACAGTTTGAAATTTTACCGGTAGCCATGGTTTTGTATTTTGGATTAGTGGGTTTTATTGATGACTATATCAAAGTCGTTAAAAAACATAATCTTGGTTTGCGGGCCTGGCAGAAACTCGTTCTGCAGTTTATGGGGGCGCTGGGTTTTTCTGTCTTTGCTTATCTGAGCCCGGACATTGGAACAGACATGCTTATTCCCTTTACCGGAACGCTTGTTGATATGGGTGTTTTAGCGGTACCCTTTACTTTTTTTGCGATTGTAGCCGTAGTTAATGCAGTTAATCTGACTGATGGTCTGGATGGACTGGCCTCGGGTGTAACGCTGATTGTTTCAATATTTTTCTTTGTCGCGGCAGGAATGGCGGCACAAAGCGGGTCTTCAATTTTTATCGGCAGTGTGATGGGTGCTTTGATGGGATTTTTAAGGTATAATTCCAATCCGGCTGATATATTTATGGGAGATACTGGCTCGATGGCTTTAGGCGGAGCTGTTATTGGCATGTCTATTGTTATGCAGATGCAGTGGTTTGTCCTGATAGCCGGAGCACTTTTCGTGATCGAAGCCTTATCTGTGGTTATCCAGGTGTCTTACTTTAAAATGACAAAGGGGAAGCGTTTTTTTAAGATGGCTCCCATTCATCATCATTTTGAATTAAAGGGATGGAGTGAAACCAGGGTCGTTACCGTATTTTGGATGGTAACGGGTTTGTTCGTGACAATTGCCTTTATAGCCTTTATCTAA